From the Deltaproteobacteria bacterium genome, the window GCCCCGTCGCCCCGGGGAGAAAGACGCAGGACCGTCTCCTCGCCGCCCTTGCGCGGGTCGGCGGCGTCTACGCGGAAGAGGGCCGTGATCTCCCCCTTGCCGAACAGCAGCAGCAGCGGGATCTTTCCGCCGAGCCCCTTCTCGTCCACGACGCGGCGGATCACCTGCGACGAACCCGCCGGGCGAAAGTAGAAGTGCCGGCCGTCGGCGAGGAACAGCTGCGCTTCGGGACCCTTGTAGTCCCACCGCATCTTGAGCGGCCGGCCGAAGTACACGTTCCCGGACGCCTTCCGGACGATCCCGACGTTCTGGAGCGGGATCTCCTGGCGGAACTTCGCGGACAGGGTGTGCACGGCGGCGTACCGCTCACCGACCCGGCGCAGGAGCGCCTCGCCGGCGCTTTCCGCACCCGACGCCCCGCCCGACGCCAGGGCGAGGAAGAGGAGGATACACGCAAGAAGAAGAGCCCTCATTCTTGGTTGTGGGTTGTGGGCAGGGGACACACCTTCCCTCCAGTGGAACGACATTCCTTACCTTCCTCCCGTGTGAGAACCAGGTATGTCCCCTGAAAACGACTGCACCTTAAAGAGAACTCCTCTTGCCGTACCCTCTATATGTGGACACCCATCTGTGGCTGGTGTCGGGGGGTTACTCTTCTTTCCGGGTGACGTAGACCTCACGCTGCTTTCCCCCCTCGGCGGGTCCGACGATCC encodes:
- a CDS encoding outer membrane lipoprotein carrier protein LolA — protein: MRALLLACILLFLALASGGASGAESAGEALLRRVGERYAAVHTLSAKFRQEIPLQNVGIVRKASGNVYFGRPLKMRWDYKGPEAQLFLADGRHFYFRPAGSSQVIRRVVDEKGLGGKIPLLLLFGKGEITALFRVDAADPRKGGEETVLRLSPRGDGAPEVRRIDLVVGAGDALIREVHLFDRLGGENHLYLTDVTLNRSLPADLFRFRKPAGVSVVDG